The following are encoded together in the Euwallacea fornicatus isolate EFF26 chromosome 11, ASM4011564v1, whole genome shotgun sequence genome:
- the Ziz gene encoding dedicator of cytokinesis protein 9 isoform X1, with protein sequence MSERKFARGLGKPGTAAQLRETISQVVRENTVNSKPNLVDPLDFEQFLIKHKTVLQNDPQRELLLYPADDISQVVLPRRSRTLSPTLPSETEVEHCNLFTKQCIKSYSSNWQVVHFRYAPYSGGYADLPKLPSITALPLQLYEVDIDEDAGDKSRSDNITKEGWLMKGPEIGNLYSIKARRAVGNADDLGSERGFVNMGSKSFKRRYCYLRQEVDGTYILEMYKDEKKGEAKMTIVMDFCTDVVKNVKRGRHCFELRMTAGRKSYVLAAESESDFKDWLSKLISVLQQYKIQEEKRAASLEREKSTPPPSPQSQCFGTLKGLEQSMNPQLMKYARETDISIALSRKESREKLFALFPPLAMLLKSPNSSQDQVEPFREIFGNRVFLKCENIKLKLQVMDEKENLCQVEPYYTTLCLFDLKSGRKLTEHFHFDVNSDSIRTTFTSSQQNADASKVKLDILDKVSSEWLLYPRQGLLSITNPHPDIFLFVRIEKVLQGGISQSSDSYVKANRDPRVGIKCYKNIAACCQRLGKFRMPFAWTARPLYRLYSNELDTVSDFHAIYRQESNKMSDEEVLRVLSDYRKPDKFNKFTVIPGSLEIKISAFSDLPPNCLTTSLVPVKPFSLPTSHPPTFEVTEFEGQCEKDVHPYTTFLNHLYVYPLSLNFDTQKVFTRARNIACVVELRDSDNDEAKGIPCIYGRPGQPALVSSMSCAVLHHNTVPTWYEEVKIRLPTNILYSHHLLFTFYHISCDIAKKRDNGIETCVGYAWLPLLHKGKLNVDTQIIPVASHLPPGYLAVQSFGLGKGNAGPEINWVDAQKPIFTVSFNLVSTVNTKDQHLFNLFLHAERLLDPKPTAIPSESETCKILKALHAIHLTTLITFLPTLFDQLFTLLVVTTSSEIGLNVIRVMINLVNMLCDSNRKDVLNAYVKYNFALIGSKRNATVHEEMGRHLPAILDPNNPDFLVVNKFMHHSDFFFEIMTKSMTQHLLVSGRIKMQRHERFPTDYLNQLESLSQVLISYILNKYKETPLETKELNKNLANFFKRCLSLIDRGFVFKLIKWYMDKFNPGDPRVLQEIKFAFLEVVCNHEHYVAFNLPIQQSRLSPRNKSPDPLDELSLSETFCKHHFIVALLLEEVKLSLNEVTYVRRIGLTTLRNLVAKHEFDDRFQNKGQMGRVAMIYLPWLGIAIENINRISLEEQGDEGAVDSLVNRMSSSSSYLFGKSSASECTPKSHRFTLHLDKDSPMHIRNSAFFDAIAGQSLVNGQSLSIDSDISVLSGDDKSTLSQDTTIIREDSLKNGGGDHHPKTHERSTSSHLPRYDKLHFHEIKDMLLVYLFVLKHANEEHLVMWWQSYPESDVVNFFSMLEFALHCFKYEGLRNVNVVKTPDTENVKPRSKKAHTLPARINPSEINHEGTGTLVIHTNRENLIESENEVHKKQQATLEQHLASEVGLITLDCIGLYSMHFKKKLIATGSDSEIMKKIFDVFLSMIQIGQSESLFKHLFAALRAFINNYSNVFFQGNASLCGKLCYELLKCCNSRVSSIRQESCALLYLLMRSNFEFTNRKGLTRVHLQVIISVSQMLGNIVGLNNARFQESLSLINSYASSDKAMKGTGFPTEVKDLTKRIRTVLMATVQMREHHQDPEMLVDLQHSLANSYASTPELRHTWLETMTRNHARDGNYSEAACCQLHIAALMAEYLKLKKVQSWGAEAFAKISSNIPKDEKGLKLDSGVQDIQYTEFTLLEQLESCAEYIDKAERYEIMGELFKLVIPLYEKKRNYEQLKKSYQSLAQNYDKVIEVNRSGKRLLGRYYRVGFYGSAYFEEENGKEYVYKEPKVTSLSEISERLERQYSEKFGQDTVKMIQDSTPVAQGELDPKLAYIQVTHLTPHFEKTELEDRQTEFEQNHDVRTFMYETPFTKDGRARGNPEEQWKRRTVLKTSYAFPYVKKKILVESRRIIELKPIEVAIDEMQARVAELEDVVFSQPTDAKKLQLRLQGSVCVQVNAGPLAYATVFLDPSLSNMYPDDKVEELKDIYREFLKICYSALQINAKLIAHDQQEYQEVLRQNYKKLCLSLSTLFGESLWPHDETGSFKRNSMGLFSPVTGAAQNSSTA encoded by the exons ATGAGTGAGAGGAAATTCGCCAGAGGCCTAGGAAAACCGGGAACCGCAGCACAGTTAAGGGAAACAATCTCTCAAGTAGTTAGGGAAAATACTGTAAAT AGCAAACCAAACCTCGTAGATCCATTAgattttgaacagtttttaatAAAGCATAAAACAGTCCTGCAAAATGATCCACAAAGGGAACTTTTGCTGTACCCTGCTGATGACATTTCG CAAGTGGTTTTACCCCGACGCTCCCGAACTCTCTCACCAACCCTGCCCTCAGAGACAGAAGTAGAACATTGCAACCTTTTCACCAAACAATGCATCAAGAGTTACTCATCCAACTGGCAAGTGGTCCATTTTCGATATGCTCCGTATTCCGGTGGATATGCGGACTTGCCGAAATTACCTAGCATCACCGCTCTGCCCCTGCAATTATACGAAGTGGACATCGATGAAGATGCTGGTGATAAGTCAAGATCTGATAACATCACCAAGGAAGGATGGCTCATGAAGGGACCCGAAATTGGTAATTTGTATTCAATTAAAGCGCGTCGTGCTGTGGGTAATGCAGATGATTTAGGGTCTGAGAGGGGATTCGTGAATATGGGATCTAAGAGCTTCAAAAGGCGCTACTGCTACTTGAGACAGGAAGTGGATGGCACCTATATATTAGAGATGTATAAAGACGAGAAAAAAGGAGAGGCAAAAATGACTATTGTCATGGATTTTTGCACTGATGTCGTTAAG AACGTAAAGCGCGGCAGGCATTGCTTCGAACTTCGAATGACTGCAGGACGTAAATCTTACGTTCTGGCCGCGGAAAGTGAGTCTGATTTCAAGGATTGGTTGAGCAAGCTCATATCAGTGCTTCAGCAGTATAAAATCCAAGAAGAGAAACGAGCAGCCTCCTTGGAGCGCG AAAAAAGCACACCGCCTCCATCGCCTCAAAGCCAATGCTTCGGTACTTTGAAAGGTTTGGAACAGAGCATGAACCCCCAGTTAATGAAATATGCTCGAGAAACCGATATTAGCATAGCACTCTCTAGGAAAGAATCTCGGGAGAAACTCTTTGCTCTCTTCCCCCCTTTAGCGATGCTTTTAAAGTCCCCAAATTCTAGTCAAGACCAAGTAGaaccatttagagaaataTTTGGTAACAGGGTATTTTTGAAGTGCGAGAATATTAAGCTGAAATTGCAAGTGATGGACGAAAAAGAGAATTTGTGCCAAGTAGAgccatactacacgaccttgTGCCTATTCGACTTGAAGAGCGGCAGAAAACTGACTGAACATTTCCATTTCGACGTAAACAGTGATAGTATTCGCACAACTTTCACCAGCAGTCAGCAGAACGCTGACGCATCCAAAGTTAAATTAGATATTCTAGACAAAGTCTCATCAGAATGGCTGTTGTATCCCAGGCAGGGACTTCTTAGCATTACAAACCCCCATCCCGATATATTCCTCTTCGTTAGAATAGAGAAAGTTCTTCAAGGCGGCATCAGTCAAAGCTCAGATTCCTACGTAAAGGCCAACAGAGATCCAAGGGTGGGAATTAAGTgttacaaaaatattgccgCCTGTTGCCAAAGACTGGGAAAGTTTCGCATGCCGTTTGCGTGGACTGCCAGACCGTTATATAG GTTGTACAGCAATGAACTGGACACCGTGTCTGACTTCCACGCTATTTATCGCCAAGAAAGTAACAAGATGTCTGACGAGGAGGTTCTAAGAGTTTTGTCGGACTATCGAAAGCCCgacaaattcaataaatttactgTGATCCCTGGGTCTTTAGAAATAAAGATTTCAGCCTTTAGTGACTTACCACCAA ATTGCCTGACAACATCGTTGGTCCCCGTGAAACCGTTTTCACTCCCTACGTCGCATCCACCCACGTTTGAAGTGACCGAGTTCGAAGGTCAGTGCGAGAAAGACGTGCATCCATATACAACTTTTCTAAACCATCTTTACGTGTACCCTCTAAGCTTAAATTTTGATACGCAGAAAGTTTTTACTAGAGCTAGGAATATTGCCTGTGTTGTTGAACTTCGCGATAGCGATAACGACGAAGCCAAGGGAATCCCC TGTATTTATGGCCGCCCAGGCCAGCCCGCCCTGGTGTCCTCAATGTCTTGTGCTGTTTTGCACCACAACACCGTTCCAACATGGTACGAAGAAGTGAAAATCCGTCTTCCGACCAACATTTTGTACTCCCACCACTTGCTTTTTACGTTCTACCATATATCCTGTGATATAGCTAAAAAAAGAGACAATGGGATTGAGACTTGTGTGGGCTATGCCTGGCTGCCGCTTCTACATAAAGGAAAACTCAACGTGGACACCCAAATTATTCCCGTTGCTTCCCATCTTCCGCCCGGTTACCTAGCGGTACAATCATTCGGGCTTGGAAAAGGG AATGCAGGTCCAGAAATCAACTGGGTAGACGCCCAAAAGCCAATCTTCACCGTCAGTTTCAATCTAGTCTCAACTGTGAACACCAAAGACCAGCACCTGTTCAACCTATTTTTGCACGCCGAAAGGTTACTGGATCCCAAACCAACTGCCATCCCTTCTGAGTCAGAAAcgtgcaaaatattaaaagctcTCCACGCGATCCACCTCACAACCCTTATAACTTTCCTTCCTACTTTATTCGACCAGCTATTCACGTTGCTGGTGGTTACCACGAGCAGTGAAATCGGCCTTAACGTGATCAGGGTAATGATTAACCTCGTGAATATGCTTTGCGACTCAAATAGGAAAGACGTTCTCAACGCCTATGTCAAGTACAATTTTGCTCTGATTGGGAGCAAGAGAAACGCTACTGTGCACGAGGAGATGGGCAGACACTTGCCCGCCATTTTAGACCCCAACAATCCTGATTTTTTGGTTGTTAACAAGTTCATGCATCACTCGGATTTCTTCTTCGAAATTATGACGAAGAGTATGACACAGCACTTGTTGGTTTCGGGAAGAATTAAG ATGCAGAGACACGAACGCTTTCCCACCGACTATCTCAACCAACTAGAGAGCCTTAGCCAAGTGCTCATATCGTACATTCTAAACAAATACAAAGAAACTCCATTGGAGACTAAGGAGCTCAACAAGAATCTGGCGAATTTCTTCAAG CGCTGCCTGTCACTAATCGATAGAGGATTTGTGtttaaactaataaaatgGTACATGGATAAATTTAACCCCGGTGATCCCCGAGTGCTGCAAGAGATCAAGTTTGCATTCCTCGAAGTTGTTTGCAACCACGAGCATTATGTAGCCTTTAATCTACCCATTCAGCAATCGAGACTGAGCCCTCGTAACAAATCCCCTGATCCCCTAGATGAACTGTCTCTCTCGGAGACTTTTTGCAAGCACCACTTCATTGTGGCTTTGCTTTTAGAGGAGGTGAAGTTGTCACTGAATGAAGTGACCTACGTGAGGCGTATAGGATTGACCACTCTCAGGAATTTAGTGGCGAAGCACGAGTTCGATGATCGGTTCCAGAATAAGGGCCAAATGGGGCGAGTCGCGATGATTTATCTGCCGTGGCTGGGCATtgccattgaaaatattaaccGGATAAGTTTGGAAGAACAAGGAGATGAGGGAGCTGTGGACAGTTTAGTAAACCGAATGTCCTCTAGTAGTTCTTACTTGTTCGGAAAAAGCTCCGCCAGTGAATGTACGCCCAAGAGTCATCGCTTCACTCTACACCTGGACAAAGACAGTCCAATGCATATAAGGAATTCCGCGTTTTTTGACGCTATTGCCGGTCAAT CTCTTGTGAATGGACAGTCTTTAAGCATTGACTCGGACATTTCCGTTTTATCGGGAGACGACAAATCCACCCTGTCTCAAGACACCACCATAATCAGGGAGGATTCCTTGAAAAATGGAGGTGGTGATCATCATCCCAAAACCCACGAACGCAGCACCTCCAGTCATTTACCTCGTTACGACAAGCTACATTTCCATGAAATCAAAGACATGCTCttggtttatttatttgttttgaagcACGCGAACGAGGAGCATTTGGTGATGTGGTGGCAGTCATATCCAGAATCCGATGTGGTAAATTTCTTCAGTATGTTGGAGTTCGCTCTGCATTGTTTCAAGTACGAGGGTTTGAGAAATGTGAACGTCGTCAAGACTCCCGATACGGAAAATGTGAAGCCGAGGTCTAAAAAGGCTCATACACTGCCGGCCAGGATTAATCCCTCTGAAATTAACCACGAGGGCACCGGGACGCTTGTGATACATACTAACAGGGAGAATCTTATTGAGAGTG AAAATGAGGTACACAAAAAGCAACAAGCTACCTTAGAGCAGCACTTGGCTTCAGAAGTGGGCTTAATCACTCTGGATTGCATTGGACTTTACTCCATGCACTTCAAGAAAAAGCTCATCGCTACCGGAAGCGACAGcgaaataatgaagaaaatctTCGATGTCTTCCTAAGCATGATTCAAATAGGGCAAAGCGAGAGCCTCTTCAAGCACCTATTTGCTGCATTGAGGGCCTTCATTAACAACTACTCCAACGTCTTCTTCCAGG gaaatgcTTCCTTGTGCGGAAAATTGTGTTATGAGCTCCTGAAATGTTGCAACAGTCGTGTTTCGTCGATCCGGCAGGAATCCTGCGCTCTCCTCTACTTGTTGATGCGAAGCAACTTCGAGTTTACCAACAGAAAAGGCTTGACTAGGGTGCATTTGCAAGTCATCATTTCCGTATCCCAAATGTTGGGCAACATCGTCGGGCTGAATAATGCGAGGTTTCAGGAAAGTCTGTCGCTCATCAACAGTTACGCCTCAAGTGATAAAGCGATGAAGGGAACAG GTTTTCCTACCGAAGTGAAGGATCTGACAAAACGGATTCGTACGGTGTTGATGGCGACAGTTCAAATGAGAGAACACCATCAAGACCCGGAAATGTTGGTCGATTTACAGCACAGTTTGGCCAATTCGTATGCGTCCACTCCCGAGTTGAGACATACGTGGCTGGAGACAATGACCAGGAATCATGCTAGGGATGGCAATTATTCGGAG GCTGCATGTTGTCAGCTGCATATTGCTGCCCTAATGGCAGAGTatctaaaactgaaaaaagtgCAAAGTTGGGGCGCAGAGGCGTTCGCCAAAATATCTTCCAATATCCCCAAAGATGAGAAAGGCTTAAAACTAGATAGCGGGGTTCAGGATATCCAATACACGGAATTCACCTTGCTGGAGCAATTAGAGAGCTGCGCAGAGTACATTGATAAAGCTGAACGTTACGAAATCATGGGTGAACTCTTTAAATTGGTAATTCCACTATATGAGAAAAAGCGCAATTATGAGCAACTAAAAAAAAGCTATCAGAGCTTAGCCCAGAACTACGACAAAGTAATCGAGGTGAATCGATCTGGAAAGCGTCTTTTGGGGCGCTATTACCGTGTGGGATTCTATGGCAGCGCTTACTTCGAGGAGGAGAACGGCAAAGAGTATGTTTACAAAGAACCGAAAGTAACGTCTTTGAGTGAAATATCAGAGAGACTAGAGCGGCAGTATTCGGAGAAATTCGGCCAGGACACGGTGAAAATGATTCAGGACTCCACGCCAGTGGCGCAGGGCGAACTGGACCCTAAGTTAGCGTACATTCAGGTTACTCATTTAACTccgcattttgaaaaaactgaacTGGAAGACCGGCAAACGGAGTTCGAACAAAACCACGATGTACGCACTTTTATGTACGAGACGCCCTTTACTAAGGACGGAAGGGCGAGGGGAAATCCTGAAGAACAATGGAAGAGAAGAACTGTACTGAAAA CGAGTTACGCATTTCCGTACGTGAAGAAGAAAATCCTTGTGGAGTCACGAAGAATTATCGAATTGAAGCCGATAGAGGTTGCTATAGACGAGATGCAAGCTCGGGTGGCCGAATTGGAAGACGTGGTGTTTTCGCAACCCACCGATGCCAAGAAATTGCAGCTAAGGCTGCAGGGCAGCGTGTGCGTGCAGGTCAATGCCGGACCCTTGGCCTATGCCACCGTCTTCTTGGATCCCTCTCTGAGTAACATGTATCCTGACGATAAAGTCGAAGAGTTAAAAGATATATATAG AGAATTCTTGAAAATCTGCTACTCTGCCTTACAAATAAACGCGAAACTTATAGCCCACGACCAGCAAGAGTACCAGGAAGTGTTAAggcaaaattacaagaaattgTGCTTGTCACTGTCAACATTATTTGGAGAGTCTCTGTGGCCTCACGACGAAACAGGCAGTTTTAAGAGGAATAGCATGGGTTTATTCAGCCCTGTGACCGGAGCTGCTCAAAACTCTAGCACTGCTTAA